The following are encoded in a window of Hippoglossus stenolepis isolate QCI-W04-F060 chromosome 10, HSTE1.2, whole genome shotgun sequence genomic DNA:
- the lingo2b gene encoding leucine-rich repeat and immunoglobulin-like domain-containing nogo receptor-interacting protein 2b — protein MTEDNVGKRDMRHPAPHHCHLILGGALVLLLVSSAFSCPARCECSAQSKSVSCHRKRLPTIPEGIPIETRVLDLSKNKLRIVTPDNFSSFQQLEDLDLSDNLISVVEPGSFRSQLALRSLSFRSNVLQLIPAGVLSGLTNLTRLDISHNRLVVLLDHAFQDLRRLSSLEVGDNELVFISQRAFTGLLGLQILTLERSNLTVVPTEALAHLHSLVELRMRYLSISFLKPFSFKRLSRLRTLEIDYWPWLDTLPPLSLHGLNLTMLFITNTNLSAFPGAALRNLPYLTHLNLSNCRIQHIHQGELGQLPHLLELRLQGAQLLSIEPFAFVGLKSLKLLDVSQNRLDSLERGVFASPESLQRLCLGGNPLVCDCRLLWLLNSHKPPSLQILDVQPECTAPEHLLGKNLRDLKEPLVSRYMTCTKPRIGPNTTQLLMADEGQPARLSCMAEGAPRPSVVWITPHRRYVTAKSSGRVEVQPDGTLEIKAAELHDSGVYLCIASNPAGNASLSASLAVKSLSIGDRSPYSNRSSNYLTDSNSTWGNGTVLYNMTVPIDIKTIIISTAMGCLSFLGVVVFCFLILFIWSRGKGRHKSNFDIEYVPRKSNGAAAEVTETSGPRRVNMKMI, from the coding sequence ATGACAGAGGACAACGTGGGTAAAAGAGACATGCGACACCCAGCCCCGCATCACTGCCACCTCATCCTGGGTGGGGCATTGGTGCTTCTCCTGGTCAGCTCAGCCTTCAGCTGCCCCGCCCGATGTGAGTGCTCCGCCCAAAGCAAGTCGGTTAGTTGCCACCGCAAGCGCCTGCCCACTATCCCTGAAGGCATCCCCATTGAAACGCGCGTCCTGGACCTCAGCAAGAACAAACTACGCATCGTCACACCGGATAACTTCTCTTCAttccagcagctggaggactTGGATCTCAGTGACAACCTCATCAGCGTGGTGGAGCCCGGCTCATTTCGCTCTCAGCTTGCTCTACGCTCGCTCAGCTTCCGCAGTAACGTGCTTCAGCTGATTCCTGCCGGCGTACTGTCCGGCCTGACCAACCTCACCCGCCTTGACATCAGCCACAACCGACTGGTGGTTCTCCTGGATCATGCCTTCCAAGATCTGCGCAGGTTATCATCCCTGGAGGTGGGTGATAATGAGCTAGTTTTTATCTCTCAGCGGGCTTTTACAGGGTTACTTGGACTCCAAATTTTGACCCTGGAACGTTCCAACCTGACCGTGGTCCCTACTGAGGCTCTGGCACATCTGCACAGCCTGGTCGAACTGCGCATGCGCTACCTGAGCATTAGTTTTCTAAAGCCTTTCTCCTTTAAGAGGTTATCTCGTCTCCGCACACTAGAGATTGATTACTGGCCCTGGCTGGACACGCTACCCCCCCTCTCCCTGCATGGACTCAACCTTACAATGTTGTTCATAACCAACACAAACCTGTCTGCCTTCCCCGGTGCAGCGCTGCGTAACCTACCCTACCTCACTCATCTCAACTTGTCCAACTGCCGCATCCAGCACATCCATCAGGGAGAGCTGGGCCAACTCCCACATCTGCTGGAGCTCCGCCTCCAAGGGGCTCAGCTGCTTTCTATTGAGCCGTTTGCTTTTGTGGGCCTCAAATCGTTGAAACTATTGGATGTGTCACAGAACCGCCTGGACTCTCTGGAGAGGGGAGTGTTTGCCTCACCAGAGAGCCTCCAGAGGCTTTGTCTGGGAGGAAATCCATTAGTGTGCGACTGCAGATTGCTTTGGCTGCTCAATAGCCACAAGCCCCCATCTCTGCAGATTCTGGATGTCCAGCCTGAGTGCACCGCCCCCGAGCACCTCCTGGGGAAAAATCTGCGTGACCTCAAGGAGCCTCTGGTGTCCAGGTACATGACCTGCACTAAACCACGAATTGGGCCCAACACGACCCAGTTGCTGATGGCTGATGAGGGTCAGCCCGCCCGCCTCAGCTGCATGGCAGAGGGAGCGCCACGGCCCTCTGTGGTCTGGATTACACCTCACAGACGCTATGTCACAGCCAAGAGCAGTGGAAGGGTGGAAGTCCAACCAGATGGTACCCTGGAGATCAAGGCAGCGGAGCTGCATGACAGCGGGGTTTACTTGTGTATTGCCAGTAACCCTGCTGGCAATGCTAGTCTGTCAGCCTCTTTAGCTGTGAAGAGCCTGAGCATTGGGGACAGATCTCCCTACAGCAACAGGAGCTCAAACTATTTGACAGACTCTAACAGCACATGGGGGAATGGGACGGTACTGTACAACATGACAGTCCCTATAGACATTAAGACTATCATTATATCTACAGCCATGGGCTGCCTGTCCTTCCTAGGTGTGGTCGTGTTCTGCTTCCTGATACTGTTCATCTGGAGCCGAGGGAAAGGACGCCATAAGAGCAACTTTGATATTGAATATGTCCCTCGCAAATCCAACGGGGCAGCAGCTGAGGTGACAGAAACAAGCGGCCCGAGACGGGTCAACATGAAAATGATTTGA